Proteins encoded by one window of Pelmatolapia mariae isolate MD_Pm_ZW linkage group LG14, Pm_UMD_F_2, whole genome shotgun sequence:
- the LOC134640981 gene encoding zinc finger protein 345-like, translating to MAALSTFSSQVELIMEVAVGSAVHELGREGARAEHGQAHLSTVLGSLAREAVRKICRVFRELYASVEAENEALRAELSFLENTPGASRTAKPLVKFSPADAPTLSLDVQSAAATAAVAVVILSPPVHAPVTGQSSLTALQNGAVGVLDMTHFSADPQVSRDVIQSADVTSLPDCEDQPAAELPGDETHEEQCDAAAETKSEPAGQKHDDQQVPGGPTGVSEEQQKEQERRRRRELYKEKRFFCELCDKGFHQKHQLLKHAACHLKPFPCSSCDKGFYKAQTLQRHLLAHRLREAQESDPDKLLRCDQCDRKFRLPRQLRAHQACHRLEKTPLKCYACDRTFTSSGALRYHEVSHAKVKPFMCDVCGKSFTRKKSLREHQTVHTGARPYSCQTCAKSFSTASNLRVHKRSHSEERPYKCDECDKAFKCRMGLLQHRVVHSGEKPFTCPTCGLSFGLKYNFQRHLRLHSGEKPFRCDQCGEGFTGTWALKTHMLVHGVAKPFMCDLCGKTFFYNCQLQKHQQLVHGSGGDRGKSGGEAGRRRSTGVKPFSCKVCPKSFSSSSSLRTHEKSHAQNKEFTCDTCGKAFHLRHLYLYHLRQHSGDRPHVCAVCHKGFLLASQLKQHELLHTGVKPHHCEHCGKEFRTPQNYHRHLLVHTGEKPYECAVCGRKFRQSNQLKSHMQIHTGVKLYSCERCGRGFSDSRQLKKHRCGDSEHDSLDSASKHRKQTDAFPWTHEFTAQ from the exons ATGGCAGCCCTGAGCACGTTCTCTTCGCAGGTGGAGCTGATCATGGAGGTAGCCGTGGGGAGCGCCGTGCACGAGTTGGGAAGGGAGGGCGCGCGAGCGGAGCACGGCCAG GCTCACCTGTCCACCGTGCTGGGGAGCTTGGCCAGAGAGGCGGTCCGTAAAATCTGCAGAGTCTTCAGGGAGCTGTATGCAAGCGTAGAGGCGGAAAATGAAGCTCTCAGGGCAGAACTGAGTTTCCTCGAAAACACACCCGGCGCTTCGAGGACGGCCAAACCGTTGGTGAAGTTCAGCCCGGCAG ATGCACCCACCCTGTCTCTGGATGTCCAATCAGCTGCTGCCACTGCTGCTGTGGCTGTGGTCATCCTCAGCCCGCCGGTGCACGCACCAGTCACAGGCCAAAGCAGTCTGACCGCACTGCAGAATGGTGCTGTGGGCGTTTTAGACATGACGCACTTCTCTGCAGATCCTCAGGTGTCACGTGATGTGATCCAGTCCGCagatgtgacatcacttcctgacTGTGAGGATCAGCCGGCCGCTGAGCTTCCAGGTGATGAAACCCACGAAGAGCAGTGTGACGCT GCAGCAGAGACGAAGTCTGAACCCGCAGGACAGAAACATGATGATCAGCAGGTGCCCGGGGGTCCGACAG GTGTGAGCGAGGAGCAGCAGaaggagcaggagaggaggcGGAGGAGGGAGCTGTACAAGGAGAAGAGGTTTTTCTGCGAGCTGTGTGACAAAGGCTTCCATCAGAAGCACCAGCTGCTGAAGCACGCCGCGTGCCACCTGAAGCCGTTCCCCTGCAGCTCCTGCGACAAAGGTTTCTACAAAGCGCAGACACTGCAGCGCCACCTGCTCGCCCACCGTCTCCGCGAGGCGCAGGAGAGCGACCCAGACAAGCTGCTGCGCTGTGACCAATGCGACAGAAAGTTCAGGCTGCCACGTCAGCTTCGAGCGCACCAGGCCTGTCACCGGCTTGAGAAAACGCCACTCAAGTGCTACGCATGTGACCGCACCTTTACCTCCAGTGGGGCACTGCGATACCACGAGGTGTCGCACGCCAAAGTCAAGCCCTTCATGTGCGACGTCTGCGGAAAGAGCTTTACGCGCAAGAAGAGCCTGCGGGAGCACCAGACCGTGCACACCGGGGCACGGCCGTACTCCTGCCAGACCTGCGCCAAGAGCTTCTCCACCGCCAGCAACCTGCGCGTTCACAAAAGGTCGCACTCCGAGGAACGCCCGTACAAGTGCGACGAGTGCGACAAGGCATTCAAGTGCCGGATGGGGCTGCTGCAGCACCGCGTGGTCCACTCGGGAGAGAAACCCTTTACCTGTCCCACCTGTGGCCTGAGCTTCGGCCTCAAATACAACTTCCAGAGACACCTGAGGCTACACAGCGGGGAGAAGCCCTTCAG gtgtgatcagtgtggcgAAGGCTTCACGGGGACCTGGGCTCTGAAGACCCACATGCTTGTTCACGGCGTGGCAAAGCCGTTCATGTGCGACCTGTGCGGAAAGACGTTCTTCTACAACTGCCAGCTGCAGAAGCACCAGCAGCTGGTTCACGGCAGCGGTGGCGATCGGGGAAAGTCCGGCGGGGAGGCGGGCAGGCGGCGGTCCACCGGAGTCAAACCGTTCAGCTGTAAAGTCTGTCCAAAgagcttcagcagcagcagctcgcTGCGCACGCACGAGAAGAGCCACGCCCAAAACAAAGAGTTCACCTGCGACACATGTGGGAAAGCCTTCCACCTGCGTCACCTGTACCTGTACCACCTGAGGCAGCACAGCGGCGACCGGCCGCACGTCTGCGCTGTCTGCCACAAAGGCTTCCTGCTGGCATCGCAGCTGAAGCAGCACGAGCTTCTGCACACGGGTGTCAAACCTCACCACTGCGAGCACTGCGGCAAAGAGTTCAGGACACCTCAGAACTACCACCGCCACCTGCTGGTGCACACCGGCGAGAAGCCGTACGAGTGCGCCGTGTGTGGCCGGAAGTTCCGCCAGTCCAACCAGCTGAAGTCTCACATGCAGATCCACACCGGTGTCAAGCTGTACTCGTGCGAACGCTGTGGGCGGGGCTTCTCTGACTCACGCCAGCTCAAGAAACACCGCTGTGGAGACAGCGAGCACGACTCGCTCGATTCTGCCAGCAAGCACAGGAAGCAGACGGACGCGTTCCCATGGACGCACGAATTCACGGCGCAGTGA